A portion of the Nomia melanderi isolate GNS246 chromosome 2, iyNomMela1, whole genome shotgun sequence genome contains these proteins:
- the LOC143176940 gene encoding uncharacterized protein LOC143176940, whose protein sequence is MAKTKTTPTQKTAVEGKPSYDELIKMIANLNKTIENLTKQLEEERNRKIAAEQEKGQSRGGNIPAPSTLSTSNPPTEPEGPSGIFQAEENSGVGHWSTVATGKRKSGLPAGPSAPPVKKSSFATKTEAKPPPEQDASSGPITKKAKPAFGNELLIRPILTYGCPIWYNISAGTMEQLRVFERKCLRACLSRYRTPESNFTKLVKNHRLYEEANIIRIDLFILKLIRNHWANVHNVTTNSLIHCSTFPNPLYFRKTMVTGYTPPESFIYLDSEGYIQNSENVPIIYHVHRRTFDKHITYDKNIRFNDPDMRYNYNLSNVDKRDKHRQNIRYWWL, encoded by the exons ATGGCCAAGACAAAGACAACACCGACCCAGAAAACAGCAGTAGAAGGAAAACCATCATATGATGAATTAATCAAAATGATAGcaaacctaaataaaacaatagaaaacctGACGAAGCAACTGGAAGAAGAACGAAACCGAAAAATAGCTGCGGAACAAGAAAAAGGACAAAGTAGGGGAGGAAACATACCTGCACCGAGTACTTTAAGTACATCGAACCCCCCAACTGAACCAGAAGGGCCGAGTGGAATTTTCCAAGCCGAAGAAAATAGCGGCGTGGGACATTGGAGTACCGTTGCgacaggaaaaaggaaaagcggCCTACCTGCAGGACCGTCCGCACCCCCCGTCAAAAAGAGTAGCTTCGCCACCAAGACCGAAGCAAAACCACCTCCAGAACAGGACGCATCAAGTGGACCAATAACAAAGAAAGCAAAACCAGCTTTCGGAAACGAG CTTCTTATACGACCGATCCTGACCTACGGCTGTCCCATCTGGTACAACATCAGCGCTGGAACCATGGAACAACTACGAGTCTTCGAGAGGAAATGCCTGAGAGCCTGCCTCAGCAGATACCGGACACCAGAGTCCAACTTTACTAAGCTCGTCAAGAACCACAGACTATACGAAGAAGCCAACATCATCAGAATAGacctatttattttaaagctAATCAGAAATCATTGGGCTAACGTTCATAATGTTACAACCAATAGTCTCATTCACTGCTCCACTTTTCCAAACCCTCTATACTTCAGAAAAACCATGGTAACAGGATATACCCCACCAGAGTCCTTCATCTATCTCGATAGTGAAGGATACatacaaaattcagaaaatgtGCCAATAATTTACCATGTACACAGAAGAACTTTTGACAAACATATCACATATGACAAGAATATCAGATTCAATGACCCAGACATGCGTTACAACTATAACTTATCTAATGTAGATAAAAGAGACAAACACAGACAGAACATCAGATATTGGTGGTTGTGA